Proteins found in one Streptomyces sp. CB09001 genomic segment:
- a CDS encoding beta-1,3-glucanase family protein, producing the protein MTIHDRPRSIARRSLLVAAGGAALAGPLVSAAAPAARAAAGGRLPLTVVNNSGEFKNASVHVYIVGTRNDRQVRVDRAGNAVPLALADNRTGGFTDYAIPLAAKGETHLSLPRMSGRIYVSLGGKLKLRVVRDGNGRPALQTPAGWVASDPNHPVLHDCAEFTHNADGMFCNTTMVDMFGVPMSLQLTGRGRHTTGAVRKGGRRAVFAALRRHEAFDRLVVSDLRALAPGHGLDAGRFPGNYYGPYIDRVWQRYARQNLTVRTNAGTFTGRVRNGKLTFHGPATLTFDRPTTRDILFCDGSLAAPNDGLRGPVAAVLGAGFNRSVLLRAGAQPTTGAAAFYRTPVTNHYARAIHSVVNNGKAYGFAFDDVGDFATYIQDNAPQRLRLTITPF; encoded by the coding sequence ATGACGATCCACGACCGTCCGCGGTCAATAGCGCGCCGTTCACTTCTCGTGGCGGCCGGAGGAGCCGCGCTTGCGGGCCCCCTGGTCTCCGCCGCCGCACCCGCGGCCCGTGCGGCGGCGGGCGGGCGACTGCCGCTGACCGTCGTCAACAACAGCGGCGAGTTCAAGAACGCGTCGGTCCATGTGTACATCGTGGGGACCCGGAACGACCGGCAGGTCAGGGTCGACCGGGCCGGAAACGCCGTCCCGCTCGCCCTCGCGGACAACAGGACGGGCGGGTTCACCGACTACGCGATCCCGCTCGCGGCGAAGGGCGAGACCCATCTCTCCCTCCCCCGTATGTCGGGCCGCATCTACGTGTCCCTGGGCGGGAAGCTGAAGCTCAGGGTGGTGCGGGACGGCAACGGGCGGCCCGCGCTGCAGACCCCGGCCGGCTGGGTGGCGTCGGACCCCAACCACCCGGTCCTGCACGACTGCGCGGAGTTCACGCACAACGCCGACGGGATGTTCTGCAACACGACCATGGTCGACATGTTCGGTGTCCCGATGAGCCTGCAGCTGACCGGGCGCGGACGGCACACCACCGGCGCGGTGCGCAAGGGCGGCAGGCGGGCCGTCTTCGCCGCCCTGCGACGGCACGAGGCGTTCGACCGGCTGGTGGTGAGCGACCTGCGGGCCCTCGCCCCCGGGCACGGCCTCGACGCCGGACGCTTCCCGGGGAACTACTACGGCCCGTACATCGACCGGGTCTGGCAGCGGTACGCGCGGCAGAACCTCACCGTCCGCACCAACGCGGGCACCTTCACCGGCCGGGTACGCAACGGGAAGCTGACCTTCCACGGTCCGGCCACGCTCACCTTCGACCGGCCCACCACCCGCGACATCCTCTTCTGCGACGGCAGCCTTGCCGCGCCCAACGACGGCCTGCGCGGCCCCGTGGCCGCGGTGCTCGGCGCCGGGTTCAACCGCTCCGTGCTGCTGCGCGCCGGCGCCCAGCCCACGACCGGCGCGGCGGCCTTCTACCGGACCCCCGTCACCAACCACTACGCGCGGGCGATCCACTCGGTGGTGAACAACGGCAAGGCGTACGGCTTCGCCTTCGACGACGTGGGTGACTTCGCCACGTACATCCAGGACAATGCGCCCCAGCGCCTGCGCCTGACGATCACGCCCTTCTGA
- a CDS encoding acetyl-CoA C-acetyltransferase has product MSPLTQQSTRRVAVLGGTRVPFARSDGPYATASNQEMLTVALDGLVERYGLQEPGAVGEFVAGAVLKHSRDFNLARETVLGSALDPRTPAYDIQQACGTGLQAVIAAANKIALGQTESAIAGGADTASDAPLGVNDRLRRILLEARRAKTTGGRLKALAKVRPGHLVPDIPRNAEPRTGLSMGEHAAVTARAWGITRAEQDALAATSHRRLAAAYERGLFQELVIPFRGLARDQNLRPGSTVEKLAALKPVFGLDGPGPTMTAGNSTPLTDGAATVLLASEEWAEARGVEPLAYLTAYETAAVDFAGGDVAGGEDGLLMAPAYAVPRMLERAGLGTGDFDLVEIHEAFASQVLATLAAWEKRGLAPVDRARLNVAGSSLATGHPFAATGARIVATLATLLAERDGPGRGLISVCAAGGQGVTAILERT; this is encoded by the coding sequence ATGAGCCCACTGACACAGCAGTCCACGCGCCGCGTCGCCGTGCTCGGCGGCACGCGCGTCCCCTTCGCCCGCTCCGACGGGCCGTACGCCACCGCCTCCAACCAGGAGATGCTCACCGTGGCCCTCGACGGCCTGGTCGAGCGGTACGGGCTCCAGGAGCCGGGCGCGGTCGGCGAGTTCGTGGCCGGCGCGGTCCTCAAGCACAGCCGGGACTTCAACCTCGCCCGCGAGACGGTCCTCGGCTCGGCACTCGACCCGCGCACCCCCGCCTACGACATCCAGCAGGCCTGCGGGACCGGACTCCAGGCGGTGATCGCCGCCGCCAACAAGATCGCCCTCGGGCAGACCGAGTCGGCGATCGCGGGCGGCGCCGACACGGCGAGCGACGCGCCGCTCGGCGTCAACGACCGGCTGCGCCGCATCCTCCTGGAGGCCCGCCGGGCGAAGACCACCGGCGGCAGGCTCAAGGCCCTGGCCAAGGTCCGCCCGGGACACCTCGTCCCCGACATCCCGCGCAACGCCGAGCCGCGCACCGGCCTGTCGATGGGCGAGCACGCCGCGGTGACCGCACGGGCCTGGGGCATCACCCGTGCGGAACAGGACGCGTTGGCCGCCACGAGCCACCGGCGGCTGGCGGCGGCGTACGAACGCGGCCTCTTCCAGGAGCTGGTGATCCCCTTCCGGGGCCTGGCCCGCGACCAGAACCTGCGCCCGGGCTCGACGGTGGAGAAACTGGCCGCGCTGAAGCCGGTGTTCGGGCTCGACGGCCCCGGCCCCACGATGACGGCGGGCAACTCCACGCCCCTGACGGACGGCGCCGCGACAGTGCTCCTGGCGAGCGAGGAGTGGGCCGAGGCCCGGGGCGTCGAACCCCTCGCGTACCTCACGGCGTACGAGACGGCGGCCGTGGACTTCGCCGGCGGGGACGTGGCGGGCGGGGAGGACGGGCTGCTGATGGCCCCCGCGTACGCGGTCCCGCGGATGCTGGAGCGGGCCGGGCTCGGAACCGGGGACTTCGACCTCGTCGAGATCCACGAGGCGTTCGCGTCCCAGGTGCTGGCCACGCTGGCCGCCTGGGAGAAGCGCGGCCTGGCCCCGGTGGACCGGGCCCGCCTGAACGTGGCGGGCTCCTCCCTCGCCACCGGCCATCCCTTCGCCGCGACCGGCGCCCGTATCGTGGCGACCCTGGCCACCCTGCTCGCCGAGCGCGACGGCCCGGGGCGCGGCCTGATCTCCGTGTGCGCGGCGGGCGGTCAGGGCGTCACGGCCATACTGGAACGAACATGA